In Haematobia irritans isolate KBUSLIRL chromosome 1, ASM5000362v1, whole genome shotgun sequence, a genomic segment contains:
- the Osi4 gene encoding osiris 4 isoform X2, whose product MARFSNDKNSLKAISILLIVHLSCSLIQLCDAEIRNRYSSSHGSKSANVKLNSIHDGHTKNSENKADADMPSSSSSSSDGSSTVPVNTDFVDKMSWKCANNASCLYSLANSIISSYRRGESIHLGFLDLVKLAPSKNPNTNWNATETETGRGISTFMDFISGNAIRIPVGPMVFSVQRDEDDANYIEVALLKKATSSTARLGDEGGGGLLGGGGGGGGHGIIHRFKERHHKEDKKQMQMYIPMYLAATTFGWTLVAAKFVGMLTLKALAISKIAFIVAAMVLMKKLMDNASDKMMYQYPEHSPYMMPYSMDYGMHSMAAAPHDIAASDMYAGGMPLHAAAAVAPLGGHPSHPGMEHYAAESSLHQNIADGQNNTQVLAALNAVGLGQKVKREDTWLGRNTASPRRPLVYNYVNPYAHYRQ is encoded by the exons ATGGCACGTTTCAGTAACGATAAAAATTCGCTCAAAGCGATATCAATTTTGTTAATCGTCCATCTCAGTTGTTCGTTGATTCAATTGTGTGACGCGGAAATACGCAATCGATACTCTTCATCGCACGGGTCGAAAAGTGCCAATGTGAAATTAAATAGCATACACGATGGTCATACCAAAAACTCTGAGAATAAGGCAGATGCTGACATGCCATCGTCATCATCCTCATCCTCGGATGGCAGCTCCACGGTTCCCGTTAACACTGACTTTGTGGATAAAATGTCATGGAAATGTGCCAATAATGCCAGTTGCCTGTATAGTTTGGCCAACAGTATTATCAGCTCATATCGTCGGGGAGAATCAATCCACTTGGGTTTCCTCGATTTAGTCAAACTAGCACCATCAAAGAACCCCAACACCAATTGGAATGCCACCGAAACGGAAACTGGTCGTGGCATATCAACTTTTATGGATTTTATTAGTGGCAATGCCATTCGTATACCGGTTGGTCCCATGGTCTTTAGTGTGCAACGTGATGAGGATGATGCCAACTACATCGAAGTGGCTCTACTCAAGAAAGCAACCAGTAGTAcag CTCGTCTGGGTGATGAAGGAGGTGGTGGACTAttaggtggtggtggtggcggtggCGGTCATGGTATTATTCATCGTTTCAAAGAGCGCCATCACAAAGAGGATAAAAAACAAATGCAAATGTACATACCCATGTATTTGGCCGCCACAACATTCGGTTGGACATTGGTTGCAGCTAAATTTGTTGGAATGTTAACACTGAAAGCATTGGCCATATCAAAAATAGCCTTTATTGTTGCAGCAATGGTCTTGATGAAAAAACTAATGGATAATGCGTCGGATAA AATGATGTATCAGTATCCCGAACATTCACCATACATGATGCCCTATAGCATGGACTATGGTATGCATTCAATGGCTGCTGCACCACACGATATTGCTGCCTCTGATATGTATGCAGGAGGTATGCCATTGCATGCTGCTGCTGCAGTTGCTCCTTTGGGTGGTCATCCAAGTCATCCCGGTATGGAGCACTATGCTGCGGAGAGTTCATTACATCAGAATATAGCCGATGGCCAAAACAATACCCAAGTTTTGGCTGCCCTCAATGCTGTTGGATTGGGTCAGAAGGTGAAACGTGAGGATACTTGGCTAGGACGAA
- the Osi4 gene encoding osiris 4 isoform X1: protein MARFSNDKNSLKAISILLIVHLSCSLIQLCDAEIRNRYSSSHGSKSANVKLNSIHDGHTKNSENKADADMPSSSSSSSDGSSTVPVNTDFVDKMSWKCANNASCLYSLANSIISSYRRGESIHLGFLDLVKLAPSKNPNTNWNATETETGRGISTFMDFISGNAIRIPVGPMVFSVQRDEDDANYIEVALLKKATSSTARLGDEGGGGLLGGGGGGGGHGIIHRFKERHHKEDKKQMQMYIPMYLAATTFGWTLVAAKFVGMLTLKALAISKIAFIVAAMVLMKKLMDNASDKMMYQYPEHSPYMMPYSMDYGMHSMAAAPHDIAASDMYAGGMPLHAAAAVAPLGGHPSHPGMEHYAAESSLHQNIADGQNNTQVLAALNAVGLGQKVKREDTWLGRKPMHIKHLSKDFTVSNLAPSYLRQTIDHVGSLEPDDFYIKVAAIAAAEVVSENEKRLQWKANLLGMDVEDVEQEEEDGIFNEEESIKDTLQFLGMDIRRKRKK, encoded by the exons ATGGCACGTTTCAGTAACGATAAAAATTCGCTCAAAGCGATATCAATTTTGTTAATCGTCCATCTCAGTTGTTCGTTGATTCAATTGTGTGACGCGGAAATACGCAATCGATACTCTTCATCGCACGGGTCGAAAAGTGCCAATGTGAAATTAAATAGCATACACGATGGTCATACCAAAAACTCTGAGAATAAGGCAGATGCTGACATGCCATCGTCATCATCCTCATCCTCGGATGGCAGCTCCACGGTTCCCGTTAACACTGACTTTGTGGATAAAATGTCATGGAAATGTGCCAATAATGCCAGTTGCCTGTATAGTTTGGCCAACAGTATTATCAGCTCATATCGTCGGGGAGAATCAATCCACTTGGGTTTCCTCGATTTAGTCAAACTAGCACCATCAAAGAACCCCAACACCAATTGGAATGCCACCGAAACGGAAACTGGTCGTGGCATATCAACTTTTATGGATTTTATTAGTGGCAATGCCATTCGTATACCGGTTGGTCCCATGGTCTTTAGTGTGCAACGTGATGAGGATGATGCCAACTACATCGAAGTGGCTCTACTCAAGAAAGCAACCAGTAGTAcag CTCGTCTGGGTGATGAAGGAGGTGGTGGACTAttaggtggtggtggtggcggtggCGGTCATGGTATTATTCATCGTTTCAAAGAGCGCCATCACAAAGAGGATAAAAAACAAATGCAAATGTACATACCCATGTATTTGGCCGCCACAACATTCGGTTGGACATTGGTTGCAGCTAAATTTGTTGGAATGTTAACACTGAAAGCATTGGCCATATCAAAAATAGCCTTTATTGTTGCAGCAATGGTCTTGATGAAAAAACTAATGGATAATGCGTCGGATAA AATGATGTATCAGTATCCCGAACATTCACCATACATGATGCCCTATAGCATGGACTATGGTATGCATTCAATGGCTGCTGCACCACACGATATTGCTGCCTCTGATATGTATGCAGGAGGTATGCCATTGCATGCTGCTGCTGCAGTTGCTCCTTTGGGTGGTCATCCAAGTCATCCCGGTATGGAGCACTATGCTGCGGAGAGTTCATTACATCAGAATATAGCCGATGGCCAAAACAATACCCAAGTTTTGGCTGCCCTCAATGCTGTTGGATTGGGTCAGAAGGTGAAACGTGAGGATACTTGGCTAGGACGAA AACCGATGCACATAAAGCACTTGTCTAAGGACTTCACAGTATCCAACCTAGCACCTTCTTATTTAAGACAGACCATAGACCATGTGGGTTCATTGGAACCTgatgatttttatataaaagttgcTGCAATTGCTGCTGCCGAAGTGGTGTCAGAAAATGAGAAACGTCTACAATGGAAGGCCAACTTATTGGGCATGGACGTTGAAGATGTGGAACAAGAAGAGGAAGATGGTATCTTCAATGAAGAGGAGAGTATAAAGGATACATTGCAATTTCTGGGAATGGATATTCGCAGAAAGAGGAAAAAGTAA